Proteins co-encoded in one Dasypus novemcinctus isolate mDasNov1 chromosome 18, mDasNov1.1.hap2, whole genome shotgun sequence genomic window:
- the NANOS2 gene encoding LOW QUALITY PROTEIN: nanos homolog 2 (The sequence of the model RefSeq protein was modified relative to this genomic sequence to represent the inferred CDS: inserted 1 base in 1 codon) — MQLPIFNMWKDYFNLSQVVWEVIRSRGQKPEARGAGEPGPAPXAGQHEGLGGPGAGGGLATLCNFCKHNGESRHVYASHQLKTPEGVVVCPILRHYVCPLCGATGGQAHTLKYCPLNGGQQSLYRRSGRNSAGRKVKR, encoded by the exons ATGCAGCTGCCCATCTTCAACATGTGGAAGGACTACTTCAACCTGAGCCAGGTGGTGTGGGAAGTCATCCGAAGCCGGGGGCAAAAGCCGGAGGCCCGAGGGGCTGGGGAGCCAGGACCTGCGC CAGCCGGGCAGCACGAGGGGCTGGGAGGCCCGGGGGCCGGCGGGGGCCTGGCCACCCTGTGCAACTTCTGCAAGCACAACGGCGAGTCGCGCCATGTCTACGCCTCCCACCAGCTGAAGACGCCGGAGGGCGTGGTGGTGTGTCCCATCCTGCGGCATTACGTGTGTCCCCTGTGCGGGGCCACGGGCGGCCAGGCCCACACGCTCAAGTACTGCCCACTCAACGGGGGCCAGCAGTCCCTCTACCGCCGCAGCGGGCGCAACTCTGCCGGCCGCAAGGTCAAGCGCTGA